Below is a genomic region from Myxococcus fulvus.
TTGCGCCAGTCCGCCATGAGGTGACCTCCAGGAGTCAGGGCGCGGGAGCCGCGGCCGAGGTGTCGTACTGGGTGAAGCGCTCGAGCAGCGGGCGCACGCGCCGGGCCGCGCCCTGGCCGCACAGGTGGTGGCGCAGCCGTCCGTCCGCGTCGAAGACGAGCCACGCGGGCGTCTGCTTCACGCCGTACGCGCGGGCCATGGAGCCGTCATCCACGGCGATGGGGTAGACGAGCCCGTGCTCACGCGCGAAGGCCTCCACCGCGTTGGTGTCGCGCAGCTCGCGGGCGGAGTGGGTGACGTCCACGCCGATGACCTTCAGCCCGCGTGGACCGAACTCCGCGAGGAAGCGCTGGAGGGAGGCGAAGTCGTTGGCGTCCGCGTCCTCGGCCAGGGAGAAGAAGTGGAGGAGCACCGGCAGCTCGTCCAGCTCCGAGACGTGGACGGGCGCGTTGATCCACCCGCCATCCGGGTCCAACAGGGTGAGGGGAATGTCATGCGTGGGCATACGGGCTCCCGCGAA
It encodes:
- a CDS encoding TlpA disulfide reductase family protein, whose product is MPTHDIPLTLLDPDGGWINAPVHVSELDELPVLLHFFSLAEDADANDFASLQRFLAEFGPRGLKVIGVDVTHSARELRDTNAVEAFAREHGLVYPIAVDDGSMARAYGVKQTPAWLVFDADGRLRHHLCGQGAARRVRPLLERFTQYDTSAAAPAP